The Bubalus bubalis isolate 160015118507 breed Murrah chromosome 2, NDDB_SH_1, whole genome shotgun sequence genome includes the window CGGGAGCGGCGTGGGGAAGGACACGTGGAGGCCGAGGGAGGGGGCAGTGAGTCTGAGGAGGACACTCTGCCCTTCCTGGGCAGCCGGGCAGGATGGGTGAGCAGGAGGGAAGGTGTGGGGCGGGGCTGTCTTATCCCAGCTGGAGAAATAAGGAAGTGAGGTAGCTTATCACCTGATCAGGGCTGTTCAACAGGGAGACTGGGCTGTTAGActctggggaggaaggaagagagtgcCCTCTTCCAAGGGGACCACCCGGAAGGCTGGCAGCTCTGCCACCCAGCACAGGCTGCTTCCTGGACTTTGGGTTCCATCCCAGGCCACTCACTATGTCCCAATGTGACTTTCCTGGGCTGTAGTTTCAAACTCTGTTTCCCACGTTCCCTAAGCCAAGCCATACGGCCGGGTGCCTTGGACACTAAAAGCCAGAGACCCAAACTCCCGGGAATCTATCCTGGCCACACTGCTCACTCCAGCCGCATGACCTCAAGCAAGTTATGCAAAcaccgtgcctcagtttcctcatctgtaaacggGGCGGTCGCCTCCACGAGGCTGCTGTGAGAAGACAGCTCTACTCAGAGTCAGCCCTAGGTGTCACCTGAGGGCTAGAGGTGGGACAGGTGTGTCCCCCAGCAGAGGGAACCCTCCTCCCCAGAGCACTTCCTCCCTGACTCTCGGCTTTGGTCCCCAGAGGAGCAGGTAGCCCGGGACACCGAGGAGGTCTTCCGCAGCTACGTCTTTTACCGCCATCAGCAGGAACAGGAGGCCGAGGGGGCGGCTGCGCCTACTGACCCAGAGATGGTCACCTTGCACCCAGAACCTAGCAGGTGAGCTGCAGCCCCTGGATGTGCTGAGAGGAGCGGAGACTCATGCAGGGTCACCGTGCTGGTCCTGGCAGCTGAGCAAGCCTGGGagcttctcctgctgctgccctTTTGCATTCGGGTCCCCGCTCCCATCCCAGAACCGGCACCCTTTTCAGCACAGCCTGCCCCTTGTGCCTGGGCCCAGCCTTCATGTCTGAGCACACGGTCAGGACTTCCCAGGAGGGGCGCCCGAGGCCAGGGCATCTCAGGCAGGAGCGGTTTGCTGCCAGCCCGGGCCCCAACTCACTGGCCGCCTCCCGCTCCTCCAGCACCATGGGGCAGGTGGGCCGCCAGCTCGCCGTCATCGGGGACGACATCAACCGGCGCTATGACACGGAGTTCCAGGCCATGCTGCAGCACCTGCAGCCGACGGCAGACAACGCCTATGAGTACTTCACCAAGATCGCGTCCAGGTAGCCCTGGCCACCGCCCCTCCACGGCGCTGTCCCCACCGCGCCAGGCCCTGCCCGTGAAACAGGAGACAGCTTCTCTGCTGGTGTCGGGAGACATGTTTTCTGTCCCTGCCTCTGCTGTTAACTCACGTGTGGCTTTGGGCCCccgtctttctctttctaagcCCAGACTCCTCATCTTTGTACACAAGGGCACAGCCTTCATGAGCCCTGATACCAACATGAGCTGGTGGATCAGgactgtgtgtgtggggtggggctcGCAGTGGGGGTGTTCCCAGAGCTCCCCAGCACTGCTGAGACACAGCTGTTGTTCTGATTTGGAGCCACATTTCACACAAAAATGGTTGCTGGACCTGGCTTCAGCCCACCGGGTCCTGAAAATGACTTCCTGATGCTGAGATCTGGCCTCAAGAGACCAACAGCCTGGGCGAATCCTAGCTTCGCCATTTACCGGCTGCATGACACATCCTAGCCTTCAGTCTCCTGGTCCGTGAACTAGGGGGAATACGCTTAGGATTGCGTGCACACTTAGAGGTGTTAGCCGTTGTCACCATGCGGATTAAGGAAGTCAGTCGCGGGGTAGATTCGAGGCTGAGGGTGAAGGCAGGAGCAGGAGATGGAATCAGTGCTCAGAGCTGAACACCCTGCCTGTGTCCTTAGAGGCCACCGCCCACTCCGCTGTGATTCCAAGACTGTCCTAACCTCCTcttctgtccttttctctctgcCGTCCCGGGCTGCCAGGCCAGCAGCAGCACCCACAGGTAATCTCCCCGCTGCCTCTACCCACCTGCTCTGCCCTCCACGCTCTGTGTGCCTTTGAGCCCCAGCAGCAGCGCCCCACTCATCTGCCCTCTGAGCTTTCTCCTTTCACAGGGACACGGGCTCTTCCCAGATCGAGGCCAGGCTGGGGCAGCCTCTACCCCCCCAGTTCACGGCTAAGCCATTTTTGCTTTCCAgcagggaggagatggggatggggGGTCCAAAGGgatgggagggggaaggaagtCAAAGGCCCCCCCAGGGGTCTCCAGCAACGGCATCTCCCCTGCCCGCAGCCTGTTTGAGAGCGGTATCAACTGGGGCCGCGTGGTGGCTTTGCTGGGCTTCGGCTACCGCCTGGCCCTCCACGTCTACCAGCGCGGCCTGACCGGCTTCCTGGGCCAGGTGACCCGCTTCGTGGCCGACTTCATGCTGCGTCGCTCCATCGCCCGGTGGATCGCGCAGAGGGGTGGCTGGGTGAGTGCCTGAGCATTGGTCACCCTCTCCTTGTTGCTgtgcccctcccagccccaccctggcccCGGGAGCCACCAGCACCCTCAGCCCATGACCCTTCTGTCTCTCCTGGCAGGTGGCAGCCCTGGACTTGGGGAACGGCCCCATCAAGAACGTAGTCATAGTTCTGGCTGTGGTTTTGTTGGGCCAGTTTGTGGTACGAAGATTCTTCAAGTCATGACTCCTGGAGGGGCCCTTTGGGGTCCTGAGACCCTTCTGTGGACTTTGACCCCGGCTTCTCCTCTCACCTCCTCTCCAACAGGGgtgtccccctgccccccattAAGAGCACAGAAGCTTTAGTAAGTGGGCACTCCAGCTTTGGAGTGCCCCTGCCCAGGGGCATCCATCAGACTGCTGGGTGCTCCAACATCGCATGGTGCTAACGGACCCCCTCTCAGAGTGGGGCGGTGGCCTCTCCCTTAGCTCTCTGGGACCCCCTCAGCCCTGTCTGCTCGGTGCTGGGGAGACTGATAACTTGGGGAAGCAAGAGGCTGGGAACCACTTCTCCCAAGTCGTTGTTATCGGTTTTAGCTTTTTATAATACCCTTAGGAGGGAACCCCTCCTTCCC containing:
- the BAK1 gene encoding bcl-2 homologous antagonist/killer — protein: MASGQGPGPPGQDCDEPDPSSTSEEQVARDTEEVFRSYVFYRHQQEQEAEGAAAPTDPEMVTLHPEPSSTMGQVGRQLAVIGDDINRRYDTEFQAMLQHLQPTADNAYEYFTKIASSLFESGINWGRVVALLGFGYRLALHVYQRGLTGFLGQVTRFVADFMLRRSIARWIAQRGGWVAALDLGNGPIKNVVIVLAVVLLGQFVVRRFFKS